From Lycorma delicatula isolate Av1 chromosome 13, ASM4794821v1, whole genome shotgun sequence, a single genomic window includes:
- the LOC142334004 gene encoding uncharacterized protein LOC142334004, producing MRYLILDVNDKALLIALKLNRDKEIISALIDNGADVNAIDGHELRLVYAINNNYKVEIINKLINLGADVNKCDCDGVTPLMYAIKNNSNEIIGGLINAGADVNAVDKSGRTILQYAVIFCNNQDVFNLLITKGADLSKINGKYDNLSLFMDIHKKTSVKMMKTVLEKRVFAKLVDCESNTLLHYTIGPELINALIIYGNADVTARNNDGETTCHQNQIRSKEVSKVFERILKMFPGPSKYNITNCYDNIVEVIVYDDVVKVVEILERNTNEIKMIMTNFKLYYLFHKTKSKEMLIILLDYFDVKNIFDITNNLPSIITAAIRLGMDIKMIQRLIDRGGNINHTDVRHVSPLLQSIKSKRDVNFIKEILEMGANVNEICDRLGNSILHIAVSNFCSGDIEVIKLLIDSGADTNGQNYSGEKPFMKFPLNADEDLWLELIKRGLYIDESSGSYLLSDTFLTNVVSKTSRIKQFLHVLNYNQFTINTMNKICNRLLYLALNHNSCVDCITEIINNGVNVNEMRYLNLDVNDKALLIALKLNRDKEIISALIDNGADVNAIDRYGLTPLVYAINNNYTVEIINKLINIGANVNKCDFDGVTPLMYAIKNNSNEIIGGLINAGADVNAVDKSCRTILLYAVIYHNDQDVINLLIKKGADFSKINNWYDHFWFDVEVVKKSNDKFIAEIIQIGNNDKKNEYGKTFLMFAIELNMNKNIIFNIMHNGADINAADNKGYSPLIYAIKYECDIDVIIKLIEYGADVNVIDNNGLTPLKHAVHSRMFKEVIQILIDNGVNINIHNENNNTLLLYILKNVNNNKEHVSFVIQKGADVNICDNKGLTPIMYVILFDKHYRYGKKSIKTEIISTLIENGAYMDAIDKDGRTALYHAFQLVYDNEDILVLLLDSGASVHKNRTILRQTSLTSLIFVCNNFSDIKILIELLYVKEDTNENDDVFHTSFLSRLYSRHVELAILLIFDHSDLVKKDNKLIFQLIFDIFSSRQLIYAEKIFYCIVLDINHFYFYRSLFMDIHKKTSVKMMKTVLEKRVFAKLVDCESNTLLHYTNCPELINALIIYGNADVAARNNNGEATCHKVLLDTGDFPHDAAKSFIKHLLLVLPEELDRYTEVKLQYINFINFCNAELIKMQSINIVDNLSFYKFCCKLSKYEMNPISESDNFCVYNDEQIKQLFPIYCDIIIMKLKKCKIDLSKRQLINALESLIISNRTIKSYNPNQYEADLNNCSVEHSDQLCECVFLNYDIMYFITKYLYNKQIVNLLLASF from the exons ATGAGATACCTTATCCTTGATGTAAATGATAAAGCATTATTAATAGCTTTAAAGCTTAATAGAGATAAGGAAATTATATCAGCACTTATTGATAACGGTGCAGATGTTAATGCGATTGATGGACACGAATTACGTTtagtatatgcaataaataacaattataaagtagaaataatcaataaattgattaatttaggTGCAGATGTCAATAAGTGTGATTGTGATGGAGTTACACCTTTAATGTATGCAATTAAGAATAACAGTAATGAAATTATTGGTGGATTGATTAATGCTGGAGCCGATGTAAATGCAGTAGATAAATCTGGAAGAACAATTTTACAGTATgctgttatattttgtaataatcaagatgtctttaatttacttattacaaaaggagctgatttaagtaaaataaatggtAAGTATGATAATTT ATCATTATTTAtggatatacataaaaaaacatcagtTAAAATGATGAAAACCGTTTTAGAAAAACGTGTTTTTGCAAAATTGGTTGATTGTGAATCGAATACACTACTTCATTACACTATTGGTCCTGAACttataaatgcattaattatATATGGTAATGCTGATGTTACTGCAAGAAATAATGATGGAGAAACAACATGCCACCAA AATCAAATCAGAAGTAAAGAAGTTTCAAAAGTTTTCGAAAGAATATTAAAGATGTTTCCAGGTCCTTCAAAATATAACATAACGAACTGTTACGATAATATTGTTGAAGTAATCGTTTATGACGACGTcgttaaagttgttgaaatattGGAAAGGAATACGAATGAAATCAAAATgataatgacaaattttaaattatattatttatttcataagacaaaaagtaaagaaatgttgataattttattagattattttgatgttaaaaatatttttgacattacCAATAATTTACCATCAATTATTACTGCTGCTATAAGGCTTGGTATGGATATCAAAATGATACAACGATTGATTGATAGAGGTGGAAATATTAATCATACAGATGTAAGACATGTTTCACCATTATTACAATCTATAAAGAGTAAAAGAgatgttaatttcataaaagaaatattagaaatgggggcaaatgttaatgaaatatgtgaCCGTTTAGGAAACTCAATATTACATATAgcagtaagtaatttttgtagCGGTGATATCGAAGTGATTAAATTGTTGATAGATTCAGGTGCAGATACCAATGGTCAGAATTATTCCGGGGAAAAACCTTTCATGAAATTTCCACTGAATGCAGATGAAGATTTGTGGTTGGAACTTATAAAGAGAGGATTATACATTGATGAAAGCTCAGGAAGCTATTTGTTAAGTGATACCTTCCTAACTAATGTAGTGTCTAAAACAAGtagaattaaacagtttttacatgtactaaattataatcaattcACTATAaacacaatgaataaaatatgtaatcgtCTTTTATATTTGGCACTGAATCATAATAGTTGTGTTGATTGTATTACAGAAATCATTAATAATGGTGTAAACGTTAATGAAATGAGATACCTTAACCTTGATGTAAATGATAAAGCATTATTAATAGCTTTAAAGCTTAATAGAGATAAGGAAATTATATCAGCACTTATTGATAACGGTGCAGATGTTAATGCGATTGATAGATACGGATTAACACCTTtagtatatgcaataaataacaattatacggtagaaataatcaataaattgataaatataggtgcaaatgttaataaatgtgaTTTTGATGGAGTTACACCTTTAATGTATGCAATTAAGAATAACAGTAATGAAATTATTGGTGGATTGATTAATGCAGGAGCCGATGTAAATGCAGTAGATAAATCTTGCAGAACAATTTTACTTTATGCTGTTATATATCATAATGATCaagatgtaattaatttacttattaaaaaaggtgctgattttagtaaaataaataattggtatGATCATTTTTGGTTCGATGTAGAAGTTGTGAAGAAAAGCAATGATAAATTTATTGCAGAAATTATTCAAATTGGAAACAATGATAAGAAAAATGAAtatggtaaaacatttttaatgtttgcaatagagttaaatatgaacaaaaatattatttttaatatcatgcaTAATGGAGCCGACATTAATGCGGCAGATAACAAAGGATATTCACCTCTAATTTATGCTATAAAGTATGAGTGTGATATCGATGTTATTATTAAACTCATAGAATATGGAGCTGATGTGAATGTAATTGATAACAATGGATTAACACCTTTAAAGCATGCTGTTCATTCCCGTATGTTTAAAGAAGTAATACAAATACTTATTGATAATGGTGTGAATATAAAcattcataatgaaaataataatacacttttattgtatatattaaaaaatgttaataataataaagagcaTGTGAGTTTTGTGATTCAGAAAGGTGCTGATGtaaatatttgtgataataaaGGTTTAACACCAATAATGTATGtcatattatttgataaacaTTATAGATatggtaaaaaaagtattaaaacagaaattatatctacattaattgaaaatggtGCCTATATGGATGCTATAGATAAAGATGGTCGTACAGCTTTATACCATGCATTTCAATTGGTCTATGATAATGAAGATATTCTTGTTTTACTATTAGATAGTGGAGCGAGTGTTCATAAAAATCGGACAATACTTCGTCAAACATctttaacatctttaatttttgtttgtaataatttttcagatattaagattttaattgaacttttataTGTTAAAGAAGATACTAATGAGAATGATGATGTATTTCATACATCATTTTTATCTCGATTATATTCTCGTCATGTTGAACTTGCCATTTTGCTTATCTTTGATCATTCAGATTTagtaaagaaagataataaactaattttccaactaattttcgatattttttcaAGTCGTCAATTGATTtatgctgaaaaaatattttattgtattgtcttaGATATAAACCATTTCTATTTCTATAGATCATTATTTAtggatatacataaaaaaacatcagtTAAAATGATGAAAACCGTTTTAGAAAAACGTGTTTTTGCAAAATTGGTTGATTGTGAATCGAATACACTACTTCATTACACTAACTGTCCCGAACttataaatgcattaattatATATGGTAATGCTGATGTTGCTGCAAGAAATAATAATGGAGAAGCAACATGCCATAAAGTATTATTAGATACTGGTGACTTTCCTCATGATGCagctaaatcatttataaaacatttacttttagttCTTCCTGAAGAGTTGGATAGATACACTGAAGTAAAAttgcaatatattaattttattaatttttgtaatgctgAATTAATAAAGATGCAATCTATAAACATAgtagataatttatcattttataaattttgttgtaaattatctaaatatgaGATGAATCCAATATCagaatctgataatttttgtgtttataacgaTGAGCAAATTAAACAACTATTTCCAATTTATtgtgatataattattatgaaattaaagaaatgtaagatcgatttaagtaaaaggcaattaataaatgctttagagagtttaattatatcaaatagaaCTATTAAATCGTATAATCCTAACCAATATGAAGCTGATTTGAATAATTGTAGTGTTGAACATTCTGATCAATTATGTGAatgtgtttttcttaattatgacattatgtattttattactaaatatttatataataaacaaattgttaatttattgcttgcttcattttag
- the LOC142333970 gene encoding uncharacterized protein LOC142333970, translated as MYVILFDKHVQYGKKSIKTEIMSTLIENGAYIDALDKDGRTALCHAFQRDNDNDDILVLLLDSGASVHKYLTNLRESKTPLISVCNNFLDVKILIEVLYGKEDINENDDAVHTSFLFQLYCHHVELAILLIFDHSDLVKKNNKLIFQLIFNTFQVVNRFMLKKYFIALS; from the coding sequence ATGTATGtcatattatttgataaacaCGTTCAGTatggtaaaaaaagtattaaaacagaaattatgtctacattaattgaaaatggtGCCTATATAGATGCTTTAGATAAAGATGGTCGTACAGCTTTATGCCATGCATTTCAAAGGGACAATGATAATGACGATATTCTGGTTTTACTATTAGATAGTGGAGCGAGTGTTCATAAATATCTGACAAATCTTCGTGAAAGTAAAACacctttaatttctgtttgtaataattttttagatgttaaaattttaattgaagttttatatggtaaagaagatattaatgagAATGATGATGCAGttcatacatcatttttatttcaattatattgtCATCATGTTGAACTTGCCATTTTACTTATCTTTGATCATTCagatttagtaaagaaaaataataaactaattttccaactaattttcaatacatttcaaGTCGTCAATCGATTTatgctgaaaaaatatttcattgcatTGTCTTAG